One genomic segment of Pristiophorus japonicus isolate sPriJap1 chromosome 8, sPriJap1.hap1, whole genome shotgun sequence includes these proteins:
- the ddah1 gene encoding N(G),N(G)-dimethylarginine dimethylaminohydrolase 1, translating to MTDEAATLDGGDILFTGKEFFVGLSKRTNQRGAEILADVFKDYAVSKVTVTGTLHLKSYCTMAGPGLIAIGSSEHAQRALKIMQEMSEHRYDKLTVPDDAAANCVYLNIPNKGHVLLHRTAEEFPESAKVFEKLKDYMLIPVSNAELAKVDGGLTCCSILLNKRA from the exons ATGACAGATGAGGCAGCAACTCTTGATGGTGGTGATATCCTGTTCACAG GTAAAGAATTCTTTGTGGGTCTTTCGAAGAGAACCAATCAGCGGGGTGCAGAAATCCTGGCTGATGTTTTTAAG GACTACGCTGTTTCCAAAGTCACCGTCACGGGTACTTTGCACTTGAAGAGTTATTGCACTATGGCTGGTCCCGGACTGATTGCTATTGGCTCCAGCGAACATGCGCAGAGAGCGCTGAAG ATAATGCAGGAGATGAGCGAGCATCGTTACGACAAGCTTACAGTGCCAGATGACGCTGCCGCCAATTGTGTTTATCTAAACATACCAAATAAGGGCCACGTTCTGCTGCATCGAACCGCTGAGGAGTTCCCTGAGAGTGCAAAG GTCTTTGAGAAGCTGAAGGACTACATGCTGATTCCAGTGTCCAATGCTGAGCTGGCCAAAGTTGACGGAGGTCTGACCTGCTGTTCTATTCTGCTCAACAAAAGGGCTTGA